The following coding sequences are from one Paenibacillus stellifer window:
- a CDS encoding L-lactate MFS transporter gives MSADQKSNRFLIVLGTILTQMGLGTIYTWSLFNQPLVTKFGWQLSSVSITFSITSFALAFATLFAGRLQDRIGIRKLTAAAGIVLGLGLMLSSQASSLPMFYLLAGLIVGYADGTAYITSLSNLIKWFPRRKGLISGVSVGAYGTGSLVFKYINGSLISSVGVSAAFLYWGLIVMAMVIVGSLLIREAAVSPVEKSATVQQPTENRDYTVREMLRTKQAYLLFVIFFTACMSGLYLIGIVKDIGVKLAGLDVQTAANAVAMIAIFNTAGRLVLGALSDKMSRLKLVGCTLAVTAAAALTLSYAELNFGLFFACVAAIAFCFGGNITVFPAIVSDFFGLKNHNKNYGIIYQGFGIGALSGSFVAAFLGGFQPTFVTIGALCLLSSLIALTLKSPTASRREPKAGKQALQPRRA, from the coding sequence ATGTCGGCAGATCAAAAAAGCAATCGCTTTCTTATTGTACTCGGAACCATACTGACGCAGATGGGTCTTGGCACGATTTATACCTGGAGCCTGTTCAACCAGCCTCTTGTTACGAAATTCGGATGGCAGCTGAGCTCCGTCTCGATTACGTTCTCCATTACCAGTTTCGCGCTGGCTTTTGCGACACTGTTCGCCGGCCGGCTGCAGGATCGCATCGGCATCCGCAAGCTTACTGCGGCAGCGGGCATCGTGCTCGGTCTTGGCCTGATGCTGAGCTCCCAGGCGAGCTCGCTTCCGATGTTCTACCTGCTCGCAGGCCTCATTGTCGGGTATGCCGACGGTACAGCTTATATTACCTCCTTGTCCAACCTGATCAAATGGTTCCCGCGCCGCAAAGGCCTCATCTCGGGCGTTTCGGTCGGCGCTTACGGAACGGGAAGCCTGGTCTTCAAATATATTAACGGCAGCTTGATCAGCTCGGTGGGCGTATCCGCCGCCTTCCTCTACTGGGGACTGATCGTGATGGCCATGGTTATAGTCGGTTCGTTGCTGATCCGGGAAGCCGCCGTGTCTCCGGTAGAGAAGAGCGCCACCGTGCAGCAACCGACGGAGAACAGAGATTACACCGTCCGCGAAATGCTGCGCACGAAGCAGGCATATCTGCTGTTCGTCATCTTCTTCACCGCCTGCATGAGCGGACTATATCTGATCGGCATCGTGAAGGATATCGGCGTGAAGCTTGCCGGACTTGACGTGCAGACTGCCGCGAACGCCGTGGCGATGATCGCCATCTTCAATACGGCCGGACGCCTGGTCCTGGGCGCACTGTCCGATAAGATGAGCCGCCTCAAGCTGGTCGGCTGCACACTCGCCGTAACGGCGGCTGCAGCGCTGACTCTCAGCTATGCGGAACTGAACTTCGGTCTCTTCTTCGCCTGTGTGGCTGCCATCGCCTTCTGCTTCGGCGGCAACATTACCGTCTTCCCGGCGATCGTCAGTGACTTCTTCGGGCTGAAGAACCATAACAAGAACTACGGCATCATTTACCAGGGCTTCGGCATCGGCGCACTGTCCGGCTCGTTCGTTGCGGCCTTTCTCGGAGGCTTCCAGCCAACCTTTGTTACCATCGGGGCGCTGTGCCTGCTCTCCAGTCTGATTGCCCTGACCCTGAAATCGCCGACGGCGTCCCGCCGGGAGCCCAAAGCAGGCAAACAGGCGCTCCAGCCGCGCCGCGCATAA
- a CDS encoding alpha/beta fold hydrolase, which produces MPYCRTGKAELYYEEKGEGKPIVLIHGYTPDHRLMSGCMEPVFRERTGWRRLYLDLPGMGKSRGYSDIQNSDEMLEAVLDFLDVMLPGESFALAGESYGGYIARGIIAKRPERVDGMALICPMIVPEKRDRTLPPHTIIRQDAGLAERLTPEELADFASMGVVLDPYTWNRYKEEIVPGCLLADEPFLAKIKARYAFSFPVDREEFRKPGILLAGKQDAVTGYEDAFSILKMYPRTTFAVLDRAGHNLQIEQPRLFEALIMEWLDRVEE; this is translated from the coding sequence ATGCCATACTGCCGGACAGGCAAGGCCGAGCTGTATTATGAGGAGAAAGGCGAGGGCAAACCGATCGTTCTGATTCACGGTTATACTCCTGACCACAGGCTGATGAGCGGGTGCATGGAGCCTGTATTCCGGGAACGGACCGGCTGGAGACGGTTGTATCTGGATCTGCCGGGAATGGGGAAGAGCAGAGGATACTCGGACATCCAGAATTCCGATGAGATGCTGGAGGCCGTGCTGGACTTTCTGGACGTCATGCTGCCCGGAGAGAGCTTCGCTCTGGCTGGCGAGTCCTACGGCGGCTATATCGCAAGAGGCATCATCGCGAAGAGACCGGAACGGGTGGACGGAATGGCCTTGATCTGTCCGATGATCGTACCGGAGAAGCGGGACCGAACTCTTCCTCCGCACACCATCATTCGGCAGGATGCCGGCCTTGCCGAGAGACTGACGCCGGAAGAGCTTGCGGACTTCGCTTCGATGGGCGTCGTGCTCGATCCCTATACCTGGAACCGGTATAAAGAAGAGATTGTGCCGGGCTGTCTGCTGGCCGACGAGCCCTTTCTGGCCAAGATTAAAGCCCGCTACGCCTTTTCCTTCCCGGTCGATCGGGAGGAATTCCGCAAGCCGGGAATTCTCCTGGCAGGCAAGCAGGATGCCGTTACCGGCTACGAGGATGCCTTCAGCATCCTGAAGATGTACCCCCGGACAACCTTCGCCGTCCTGGACCGTGCCGGACATAATCTGCAGATCGAGCAGCCCCGGCTGTTCGAGGCTTTGATCATGGAATGGCTGGATCGGGTGGAGGAATAG
- the odhB gene encoding 2-oxoglutarate dehydrogenase complex dihydrolipoyllysine-residue succinyltransferase, whose product MSEIKVPDLGESITEGTIYKWLVKEGDSVGQGDVLAELETDKVNLEISAEESGVIAQILRQAGENVAVGEAIGIIGEAGAGAAGQAAAGGQSADAPKLPEPAKAAPAPEAPPAQPGGATAAAAAQEAQAAGGSAYLATPGARKLARERGIDLGEVGARDPIGRIGRADVDTHGAAPAAAPAPATAAAQSAPAVTPPPSAPKAEGKEVERKRMSRRRLTIASRLVEAQQTAAMLTTFNEVDMTAILDIRKRRKDAFKEKHDIGLGFMSFFTKAVVGALKAYPLLNAEIDGEDLLIKKFYDIGIAVSAKEGLVVPVVRDADRLSFPEIERRIADLASKARANTLALSDLQGGTFTITNGGVFGSLMSTPILNAPQVGILGMHKIQLRPIALDEETTVNRPMMYIALSYDHRIVDGSEAVSFLVKVKELLEDPEALLLEG is encoded by the coding sequence GTGTCTGAAATCAAAGTGCCCGATCTGGGCGAATCGATTACTGAAGGTACGATCTATAAATGGCTGGTCAAGGAAGGAGATTCCGTCGGTCAGGGAGATGTTCTGGCTGAGCTTGAGACGGATAAGGTCAATCTGGAGATCAGCGCCGAAGAGAGCGGCGTGATCGCCCAAATTCTGCGCCAGGCGGGCGAGAACGTCGCCGTCGGCGAAGCCATCGGCATCATCGGCGAAGCCGGAGCCGGAGCCGCCGGACAGGCGGCGGCTGGCGGCCAGAGCGCCGATGCGCCGAAGCTGCCGGAGCCGGCGAAGGCCGCTCCGGCCCCCGAAGCTCCGCCGGCACAGCCTGGCGGAGCGACAGCCGCGGCGGCGGCCCAGGAGGCCCAGGCCGCCGGCGGTTCCGCGTACCTGGCTACGCCGGGTGCGCGCAAGCTCGCGCGCGAGCGAGGCATCGACCTCGGCGAGGTCGGCGCGCGCGATCCCATCGGCCGGATTGGCCGGGCCGATGTGGACACCCACGGCGCGGCCCCGGCCGCCGCGCCGGCACCGGCAACGGCGGCTGCGCAGAGCGCGCCGGCCGTGACGCCCCCGCCCTCCGCGCCGAAGGCGGAGGGCAAGGAAGTCGAGCGCAAGCGCATGTCGCGCCGGCGGCTGACGATCGCGAGCCGCCTGGTCGAAGCGCAGCAGACGGCGGCGATGCTGACCACCTTCAACGAGGTGGACATGACAGCCATTCTCGACATCCGCAAGCGCCGGAAGGATGCCTTCAAGGAGAAGCATGACATCGGCCTCGGCTTCATGTCCTTCTTCACCAAGGCGGTTGTGGGCGCGCTCAAGGCCTACCCGCTGCTGAACGCCGAGATTGACGGCGAGGATCTGCTCATCAAGAAATTTTACGACATCGGCATCGCCGTATCGGCCAAGGAAGGCCTCGTCGTTCCGGTTGTGCGGGACGCCGACCGGCTGAGCTTCCCGGAGATCGAGCGCAGAATCGCCGATCTGGCGTCGAAGGCCCGGGCCAACACGCTCGCGCTGTCCGATCTCCAGGGCGGCACATTCACCATTACCAATGGCGGCGTATTCGGCTCCCTGATGTCGACGCCGATTCTGAACGCGCCGCAAGTCGGCATACTGGGCATGCACAAGATTCAGCTTCGTCCGATCGCGCTCGATGAAGAGACGACAGTCAACCGACCGATGATGTATATCGCCCTCTCCTACGATCACCGGATCGTGGACGGCTCGGAGGCAGTCAGCTTCCTTGTCAAAGTCAAGGAACTGCTGGAAGACCCGGAGGCGCTGCTGCTGGAAGGCTAA
- a CDS encoding 2-oxoglutarate dehydrogenase E1 component, with amino-acid sequence MSAKESYNESVWSKYCGPNLGYIQEKYEQFSEDPSSVEAHYRELFTIYGPPPLTTEEAPAPAPVLSGDADWLRKAVRASKLIANIRIFGHLAADIDPLEKSGDSMAKWLDPETYGLTQADLLALPASLIWENAPTGVQTGWDAYHRMRQAYTRTIAYEFGHVHDEQELRWLNSQAESSSSPAPLTDPERKALLKRLIEVEHFETFLHKTFVGQKRFSLEGNDILVPMLDEIVRAAAHDGAENILMGMAHRGRLNVLAHILGKPYDIIFSEFHHSPNKELFPSEGSMGINYGWTGDVKYHLGADHAFHEGETVRTRLTLANNPSHLEFVNPVVEGFARAAQEDRSGTGLPVLNTNRALAVLMHGDAAFPGEGIVAETLNISKLNGYLNGGTIHIIVNNRIGFTTESEDSRSTRYASDLAKGYEIPIVHVNADDSDACIAAVRLASAYRSQFKKDFLIDLVGYRRHGHNEMDDPEMTQPLKYAKVKNHPTVSRIYAERLEQEKLVTRGEAEAMEAEAEKVLQQAYEKMKANKESGEVKNAVAVSADIHPASAAVTAVPLERLQFINRKLLEVPAGFKVYPKLQRILQRRGSLLNDGEKVDWALAETLAFATILQDGTPIRLSGQDAQRGTFSQRHLVLHDSETGKVFAPLHQLEDAKASFGVYNSPLSEASVLGYEYGYNVFAPETFVIWEAQYGDFANAAQVIFDQFISAGRAKWTQRSSLTILLPHGYEGQGPEHSSGRLERYLQLSAEENWTVANLTSAAQYFHLLRRQAALCGQPDARPLVIMTPKSLIRNARSASPGAELASGRFEAVLPDPLLGQKPGGIKRLLVCTGKVAIDLQAELEAGPDKDWSWLHILRLEQLYPFPERELAAYLDTFGSLEDIVWVQEEPKNMGAWSYAEPRLRAIAPKGVPVRYAGRPERSSPASGYADVHSFEQRRIVGEALTWNRKNEEPVRVFNTSARS; translated from the coding sequence ATGTCAGCCAAAGAGTCCTACAATGAATCTGTTTGGAGCAAGTATTGCGGCCCCAACCTAGGCTACATCCAGGAAAAATACGAACAGTTCAGCGAAGACCCTTCCTCCGTGGAGGCCCACTACCGGGAGCTTTTTACGATATACGGCCCCCCTCCGCTGACAACCGAAGAAGCCCCCGCCCCGGCCCCCGTTCTCTCCGGCGATGCCGATTGGCTCCGCAAGGCGGTCCGCGCTTCCAAGCTGATCGCCAATATCCGCATCTTTGGCCACTTGGCCGCCGATATAGATCCGCTGGAGAAGAGCGGGGATTCCATGGCAAAATGGCTCGATCCCGAGACATACGGGCTGACGCAAGCTGATCTGCTCGCCCTGCCGGCCTCCCTGATCTGGGAGAACGCGCCAACCGGGGTGCAGACCGGCTGGGATGCCTATCACCGGATGCGCCAGGCCTATACAAGAACGATTGCCTATGAATTCGGACATGTCCACGACGAGCAGGAGCTCCGCTGGCTGAACAGCCAGGCCGAATCCTCCAGTTCGCCGGCTCCGCTGACCGATCCGGAGCGGAAGGCGCTGCTGAAACGCCTGATCGAAGTGGAGCATTTCGAAACCTTCCTCCATAAAACCTTCGTCGGCCAGAAACGCTTCAGCCTCGAAGGCAATGACATTCTGGTTCCGATGCTGGATGAAATCGTCCGGGCAGCCGCGCATGACGGTGCGGAGAATATTTTGATGGGCATGGCCCACCGGGGACGCCTCAACGTGCTTGCCCATATTTTGGGCAAACCTTACGATATTATTTTCTCGGAGTTCCACCACTCTCCGAACAAGGAGCTCTTCCCTTCCGAGGGCTCGATGGGCATCAATTACGGCTGGACCGGCGATGTGAAATATCATCTTGGAGCCGACCACGCCTTCCATGAAGGCGAGACCGTACGCACCCGGCTGACGCTGGCCAACAACCCGAGCCATCTGGAGTTCGTCAATCCGGTCGTCGAAGGCTTCGCCCGGGCTGCGCAGGAAGATCGCAGCGGCACGGGGCTGCCGGTTCTGAATACGAACCGCGCACTGGCTGTGCTCATGCACGGCGACGCCGCATTCCCCGGCGAGGGAATCGTCGCCGAGACACTGAACATCAGCAAGCTGAACGGCTACCTGAACGGGGGCACGATCCATATTATCGTGAACAACCGCATCGGGTTCACCACCGAGAGTGAAGACTCCCGCTCCACCCGCTATGCCAGCGATCTGGCCAAAGGCTACGAAATTCCGATCGTGCATGTCAACGCCGACGATTCGGATGCCTGCATCGCCGCTGTCCGGCTGGCCAGCGCCTACCGCAGCCAATTCAAGAAGGATTTCCTGATTGACCTTGTCGGCTACCGCAGACACGGACATAATGAAATGGACGATCCTGAGATGACGCAGCCGCTGAAGTACGCCAAGGTCAAAAATCATCCGACCGTCTCCCGGATCTACGCCGAACGTCTTGAGCAGGAGAAGCTCGTGACGCGCGGGGAAGCGGAAGCCATGGAGGCCGAAGCGGAGAAGGTGCTTCAGCAAGCCTATGAGAAGATGAAAGCAAACAAAGAGAGCGGCGAAGTCAAGAACGCTGTGGCCGTGTCGGCTGACATTCATCCTGCCTCGGCTGCCGTGACTGCCGTTCCGTTGGAACGCCTGCAATTCATCAACCGCAAGCTGCTGGAAGTTCCTGCGGGCTTCAAAGTGTATCCGAAGCTGCAGCGCATTTTGCAGCGGCGCGGGTCACTCCTGAACGACGGGGAGAAGGTGGACTGGGCACTGGCCGAGACGCTCGCCTTCGCAACCATCCTCCAGGACGGAACGCCGATCCGGCTGAGCGGACAGGACGCCCAGCGCGGCACATTCTCCCAGCGCCATCTGGTTCTGCATGACAGCGAGACGGGCAAAGTCTTCGCTCCGCTGCACCAGCTGGAGGACGCCAAGGCCAGCTTCGGCGTCTACAACAGCCCGCTGTCGGAGGCCTCGGTGCTGGGCTACGAATACGGATATAACGTATTCGCTCCCGAGACGTTCGTCATCTGGGAAGCGCAGTACGGCGACTTCGCGAATGCGGCGCAGGTCATCTTCGACCAGTTCATTTCGGCGGGCCGGGCCAAATGGACCCAGCGCAGCAGCCTGACGATTCTGCTGCCCCACGGCTATGAAGGCCAGGGGCCGGAGCACTCCAGCGGCCGCCTGGAGCGTTATCTGCAGCTGTCGGCCGAGGAGAACTGGACTGTCGCGAACCTCACCAGCGCAGCGCAGTATTTCCACCTGCTCCGCCGCCAGGCCGCGCTGTGCGGCCAGCCGGACGCAAGACCGCTCGTCATCATGACGCCGAAGAGCCTGATCCGCAACGCGCGCAGCGCTTCGCCCGGCGCGGAGCTTGCTTCCGGACGCTTCGAAGCGGTGCTTCCGGACCCGCTGCTCGGACAGAAGCCGGGCGGAATCAAGCGGCTCCTGGTCTGCACCGGCAAAGTTGCCATCGATCTGCAGGCCGAGCTTGAAGCCGGCCCGGACAAAGACTGGTCATGGCTGCATATTCTGCGGCTGGAGCAGCTCTACCCGTTCCCGGAACGGGAGCTTGCCGCCTATCTGGATACCTTCGGCTCTCTCGAGGACATCGTCTGGGTGCAGGAAGAGCCGAAGAACATGGGCGCCTGGAGCTACGCGGAGCCCCGGCTGCGGGCTATCGCACCGAAGGGAGTGCCGGTCCGGTACGCCGGCCGGCCGGAGCGCTCCAGCCCTGCCAGCGGATACGCCGACGTCCACAGCTTCGAGCAGCGGAGAATTGTTGGCGAAGCTCTGACCTGGAACCGGAAGAACGAAGAACCGGTCCGCGTCTTTAATACCTCGGCCCGTTCCTGA
- a CDS encoding anti-repressor SinI family protein: MNKSNQGNNGELQTVALDMEWVQLMLAAKKQGIHADEIRRFLGDKTLKAM, from the coding sequence TTGAACAAGTCCAACCAGGGGAATAACGGAGAACTGCAGACGGTCGCTTTGGATATGGAATGGGTGCAGCTGATGCTCGCCGCCAAGAAGCAGGGGATTCACGCGGATGAGATCCGGCGGTTCTTGGGCGACAAGACACTCAAAGCCATGTGA
- a CDS encoding helix-turn-helix domain-containing protein has protein sequence MPDNIGQHIQQLRQEKGLSLSELAGRADVAKSYLSNVERNIQSNPSIQFIEKIAEALDVSVHILLYGELAEEEPLDSDWFKLVQEAMASGVSKREFKEFLDYQKWRIEQKNQ, from the coding sequence GTGCCGGACAATATTGGACAGCACATTCAACAGCTTCGCCAGGAGAAGGGATTATCTTTATCCGAGCTTGCCGGCAGGGCGGATGTGGCTAAATCATACTTAAGCAATGTCGAACGCAATATTCAATCCAACCCCTCCATCCAGTTCATCGAGAAAATTGCAGAGGCTCTGGATGTCTCCGTCCACATTCTTCTGTACGGAGAGCTCGCCGAGGAAGAACCGCTCGACTCCGACTGGTTCAAGCTGGTTCAGGAAGCTATGGCTTCAGGGGTCAGCAAGAGGGAGTTCAAGGAATTTCTGGATTACCAGAAATGGCGGATTGAACAGAAGAACCAGTGA
- a CDS encoding aldo/keto reductase: MKTLPLNVRGIPAGRIVQGCMGLGGGWDREPVTAEQIREGHMAVEAALSIGINMFDLADIYTRGKAELVFGTVLKERPELRDKLIIQSKCGIKLQEPGESSNTFDLSREHILSSVDGILSRLGTPYLDILLLHRPDPFMDPEEVGEALRLLKESGKVRHFGVSNMSGSQIRLLQAYSDEPLIINQLEMNLEKTFWLDSMVSVNRPAWREHGMPDGTIEHCRLEKIQLQAWGPLAQGKYTGRPLDGQPEHVIRTAAMVRSLAEDKGTTPEAVVLAWLMSHPAAIQPVIGTVNPQRIKACEGADKLELTRKEWYDLYISARGTRLP, from the coding sequence TTGAAAACGTTACCACTTAATGTCCGCGGCATTCCCGCTGGGCGTATCGTTCAGGGCTGCATGGGACTTGGCGGAGGCTGGGACCGGGAGCCGGTCACGGCGGAGCAAATCCGGGAAGGGCATATGGCCGTCGAAGCCGCGCTCTCCATCGGCATCAACATGTTTGACCTGGCGGACATTTACACGCGGGGAAAGGCCGAGCTTGTCTTCGGAACCGTGCTGAAGGAGCGCCCGGAGCTGCGCGATAAGCTGATTATCCAGTCCAAATGCGGCATTAAGCTGCAAGAGCCGGGAGAGAGCTCCAACACATTCGATCTTTCCCGTGAGCATATCCTGAGCAGCGTCGACGGCATTCTGTCCCGGCTGGGCACCCCGTATCTCGACATTCTGCTGCTGCACCGCCCCGATCCGTTTATGGACCCCGAGGAGGTTGGAGAAGCGCTGCGGCTGCTCAAGGAGTCCGGCAAGGTCCGGCACTTCGGGGTATCCAATATGAGCGGATCGCAGATCCGGCTGCTTCAGGCTTACTCCGATGAGCCCCTGATTATCAATCAGCTCGAAATGAATCTGGAGAAGACGTTCTGGCTCGATTCCATGGTCAGCGTGAACCGTCCGGCCTGGAGAGAGCATGGCATGCCGGACGGAACGATCGAGCACTGCCGTCTGGAGAAGATCCAGCTTCAGGCCTGGGGGCCGCTCGCCCAGGGCAAATACACCGGCCGTCCGCTTGACGGACAACCCGAGCATGTGATCCGCACTGCCGCCATGGTTCGCTCGCTGGCGGAAGATAAAGGAACGACACCCGAAGCGGTCGTGCTCGCCTGGCTGATGTCGCATCCGGCCGCGATCCAGCCGGTTATCGGCACGGTGAACCCGCAGCGGATTAAAGCCTGCGAAGGAGCGGACAAGCTGGAGCTGACGCGCAAGGAATGGTACGACCTGTATATCAGCGCAAGAGGCACCCGCCTGCCGTAA
- a CDS encoding PadR family transcriptional regulator, giving the protein MSIKLAILGLLLERDMHPYEMMVVLKDRSINKIAKLQMGSLYYAVDQLSKNGQIEQVEVIQSRDRPEKTIYRITESGRALFEQLLLQQFRKNDAVYHPMYIALAFSRHADPDKIAKLLEERIREAEHEVNLAYQVYEEHIGIVSRAVLHLMYGRYEHTLTELKWLKRLYADALDHKLGVQGGPLDREEE; this is encoded by the coding sequence ATGTCGATCAAGCTGGCGATTCTCGGTCTGCTGCTGGAGCGGGACATGCATCCTTACGAGATGATGGTTGTCCTGAAGGACCGGTCCATCAACAAGATTGCGAAGCTGCAGATGGGCTCCCTCTACTATGCCGTTGACCAGTTGTCCAAGAACGGACAGATCGAGCAGGTGGAGGTTATCCAGAGCCGCGACCGGCCTGAGAAGACGATATACCGGATTACCGAATCCGGGCGAGCGCTGTTTGAGCAGCTGCTGCTTCAGCAGTTCCGCAAGAACGACGCGGTCTACCACCCGATGTATATCGCGCTTGCCTTCTCCAGACATGCTGATCCGGACAAAATTGCGAAGCTGCTGGAGGAGCGCATCCGGGAGGCCGAGCATGAAGTCAATCTGGCCTATCAGGTCTATGAAGAGCATATCGGGATCGTCTCCCGGGCTGTTCTGCACTTGATGTATGGACGTTATGAACACACCCTGACGGAGCTGAAATGGCTCAAACGGCTCTATGCCGATGCGCTGGACCACAAGCTTGGCGTCCAGGGCGGTCCGCTTGATAGGGAAGAGGAATGA